In Musa acuminata AAA Group cultivar baxijiao chromosome BXJ2-10, Cavendish_Baxijiao_AAA, whole genome shotgun sequence, a genomic segment contains:
- the LOC135624840 gene encoding protein NRT1/ PTR FAMILY 4.3-like has product MDIETRQDLKGDSMLAEVSLDWRGRPCKHDKHGGMRAAVFVLGIQACEIMAIAAVGNNLITYVFNEMHFSLSMSANVVTNFVGTIFILSLLGGFLSDSYLGSFWTMLTFGFVELSGFILLAVQAHLPQLRPPPCNMMTGEQCVEAKGFKAAVFFLALYLVALGSGCLKPNMIAHGADQFGRDDPKQPKKLSTYFNAAYFSFCVGELIALTVLVWVQTRSGMDVGFGVSAGAMAMGLISLISGVVFYRNKPPQGSIFTPIARVFVAAISKRKQVCPSTNSELMHQSQKHAGDHHQPSPGVNSLRHTDKFRFLDKACIKAQDGSSLKESPWKLCTATEVEQVKVVLSVIPIFACTIIFNTILAQLQTFSVQQGSSMDTRVGNSFTIPPASFQAIPYMMLIVLVPIYETGFVPLLRRFTGKESGITPLQRIGVGLFTVTFSMVSAALIEKKRREEAVGPHKHLSIFWIAPQFLVFGLSEMFTAVGLIEFFYRQSAGGMQSFLTAMTYCSYSFGFFLSSLLVSLVNKITSSSSSGGWLSDNDLNKDRLDLFYWLLAALSLLNFVNYLFWARWYSTSPSLSTKAPNHGPSGEASLSIS; this is encoded by the exons ATGGATATTGAGACAAGACAGGACCTCAAAGGGGACTCCATGCTTGCTGAAGTTTCTCTTGATTGGAGGGGCAGGCCCTGCAAGCACGACAAGCATGGCGGCATGAGAGCTGCTGTCTTCGTAttag GCATTCAAGCATGTGAAATCATGGCGATCGCTGCTGTTGGGAACAACCTCATCACATACGTCTTCAACGAGATGCACTTCTCACTGTCGATGTCGGCAAACGTAGTGACCAACTTCGTGGGGACTATCTTCATCTTGTCCCTGCTCGGTGGATTTCTCTCAGATTCTTATCTGGGCAGCTTCTGGACCATGTTAACATTTGGATTCGTTGAGCTCTCG GGCTTCATACTACTGGCAGTCCAAGCACACCTTCCACAGCTGAGGCCACCACCATGCAACATGATGACGGGAGAGCAGTGCGTGGAGGCCAAAGGATTCAAGGCGGCCGTCTTCTTCCTTGCTCTCTACTTGGTGGCCTTGGGGAGTGGCTGCCTCAAGCCTAACATGATAGCCCATGGCGCGGACCAGTTCGGAAGGGACGATCCGAAGCAGCCGAAGAAGCTCTCCACATACTTCAACGCAGCCTACTTCAGCTTCTGCGTGGGAGAGCTGATCGCCCTCACTGTTCTCGTTTGGGTGCAGACGCGCTCCGGGATGGATGTCGGCTTCGGCGTGTCGGCAGGCGCCATGGCGATGGGCCTCATCAGCTTAATTTCCGGTGTTGTTTTCTATAGAAACAAGCCTCCACAGGGCAGCATCTTCACCCCTATTGCAAGA GTCTTTGTAGCAGCAATTAGCAAGAGAAAGCAAGTTTGCCCCTCTACTAATTCTGAGTTGATGCACCAAAGCCAAAAGCATGCTGGTGATCATCATCAACCTTCTCCTGGTGTCAACAGCCTCAGGCACACCGACAAGTTCAG GTTTTTGGACAAAGCCTGCATCAAAGCTCAAGATGGCTCGAGCTTGAAAGAGAGCCCATGGAAGCTATGCACTGCCACGGAAGTCGAGCAGGTGAAAGTGGTCCTCTCGGTAATACCGATCTTTGCATGCACCATCATCTTCAACACCATCCTTGCTCAGCTCCAAACGTTCTCGGTCCAACAAGGAAGCTCCATGGACACTCGAGTGGGGAACTCTTTCACGATCCCTCCGGCTTCATTCCAAGCCATCCCTTACATGATGCTCATCGTTCTCGTCCCCATCTACGAAACTGGCTTCGTCCCTCTCCTCCGGAGGTTCACCGGAAAGGAGTCTGGGATCACCCCCCTGCAGCGCATCGGCGTCGGCCTCTTCACGGTGACCTTCTCGATGGTTTCGGCCGCCTTGatcgagaagaagagaagggaggaagCTGTCGGGCCACACAAGCATCTGTCCATCTTCTGGATTGCGCCGCAGTTCCTCGTCTTCGGGCTGTCGGAGATGTTCACGGCGGTGGGGCTCATCGAGTTCTTCTACAGGCAGTCGGCGGGGGGGATGCAGTCCTTTCTGACAGCCATGACATACTGCTCCTACTCGTTTGGGTTCTTCCTGAGCTCCCTCCTCGTCTCCCTGGTGAACAAGATCACATCAAGCTCGTCGAGTGGTGGGTGGCTGAGTGACAATGACCTCAACAAGGACAGGCTGGACCTCTTCTACTGGCTCCTGGCGGCTCTCAGCCTCCTCAACTTCGTCAATTACCTCTTCTGGGCCAGATGGTACTCTACCAGTCCGTCTCTGTCAACTAAAGCACCCAACCATGGCCCCTCTGGTGAAGCCTCCCTTAGCATCAGCTGA